A DNA window from Hydrogenophaga taeniospiralis contains the following coding sequences:
- a CDS encoding LacI family DNA-binding transcriptional regulator codes for MATLSEVARLAGVTTATVSNVLRNTQKVKPATVQKVQEAIAATGYRPNLMARALAEGKSSMVALVLPDINNPFYPEFVRVAERVARHRNYFLMVCNTDERPDIGRAYLHQIAGTLADGVLVLHTGISADDINALKTRRSPIVLASEEKVDLADQIPHVVVNFHRAGEIAGQHLLTLGHRRIGVIVGCGLEGMQVGRLEGFRDALHAAGVALPDAVIRNVSDTVAGGHDAAVSLLEQHPDLTAIFCTNDLMAYGASQALADRGIRIPQDISLIGITDIQLAKDMRPALTTVALGIEQVATISINLLLDLIENPTHEPTIVQVPDPVLVVRTSTGPARSAAA; via the coding sequence ATGGCCACCCTGAGTGAAGTCGCCCGCCTGGCCGGTGTCACCACCGCCACCGTCTCCAATGTGCTGCGCAACACGCAGAAGGTGAAGCCTGCCACCGTGCAAAAGGTGCAGGAAGCCATCGCCGCCACCGGCTACCGGCCCAACCTGATGGCACGCGCGCTGGCCGAGGGCAAGTCGTCCATGGTGGCGCTGGTGCTGCCCGACATCAACAATCCGTTTTACCCCGAGTTCGTGCGCGTGGCCGAGCGCGTGGCGCGGCACCGCAACTACTTCCTGATGGTGTGCAACACCGACGAGCGCCCCGACATTGGCCGCGCCTACCTGCACCAGATCGCCGGCACGCTGGCCGACGGCGTGCTGGTGCTGCACACCGGTATCAGTGCCGACGATATCAACGCGCTGAAAACGCGCCGCTCCCCCATCGTGCTGGCGTCCGAAGAAAAGGTGGACCTGGCCGACCAGATCCCGCATGTGGTGGTGAACTTCCACCGCGCTGGTGAGATTGCCGGCCAGCACCTGCTGACGCTGGGCCACCGGCGCATTGGCGTGATTGTGGGTTGCGGCCTGGAAGGCATGCAGGTCGGGCGGCTCGAAGGTTTTCGCGATGCGCTGCACGCGGCTGGCGTGGCGCTGCCGGACGCGGTCATCCGCAACGTGAGTGACACCGTGGCCGGGGGCCACGACGCGGCGGTGTCGCTGCTGGAGCAGCACCCCGATCTCACCGCCATTTTTTGCACCAACGACTTGATGGCCTATGGCGCCTCGCAGGCGCTGGCCGACCGGGGCATCCGCATTCCGCAAGACATCTCGCTCATCGGTATCACCGACATCCAGCTGGCCAAGGACATGCGGCCCGCGCTCACCACGGTGGCTCTGGGCATCGAGCAGGTGGCCACCATCTCCATCAACCTGCTGCTGGACCTGATAGAAAACCCGACGCACGAGCCCACCATCGTGCAGGTGCCCGACCCGGTGCTGGTGGTGCGCACCTCCACCGGCCCGGCGCGCAGCGCCGCCGCCTGA
- a CDS encoding carbohydrate ABC transporter permease, producing MGPTPTTSYRRFYDVNGWLFVSTALALIGVFMAYPIVKSLWMSLHAGQGTVIEFVGTGNVVRLFSDPIFLRALQNTFIFLIIQVPLMIVLALVMASCLNMPNLRFRGLLRTAVFLPCVTSLVAYSVLFKSMFSYDGLVNHALAWLGFIDQPIPWLNDPFWSKVVIISAITWRWTGYNMIFYLAAMQNIDKSIYEAARIDGISAYRRFVSITIPMLKPVILFTTVTSTIGTLQLFDEPMNITAVSGVVSDSTLTLSLYIYNLSFKFVPNFGYAATVSYVIVLLVALLASIQFYAARERK from the coding sequence ATGGGGCCCACGCCTACGACCAGCTACCGGCGTTTTTACGACGTCAACGGTTGGCTCTTTGTTTCCACCGCACTTGCACTCATCGGGGTCTTCATGGCCTATCCGATCGTCAAGTCGCTGTGGATGTCCCTGCACGCCGGGCAAGGGACCGTCATTGAATTCGTAGGCACCGGCAACGTGGTGCGTCTGTTCAGCGACCCGATTTTCTTGCGGGCACTGCAGAACACCTTCATCTTCCTGATCATCCAGGTGCCGCTCATGATCGTGCTGGCGCTGGTCATGGCAAGTTGCCTGAACATGCCCAACCTGCGTTTTCGCGGACTGTTGCGCACGGCGGTGTTCCTGCCCTGCGTGACCTCGCTAGTGGCGTATTCGGTGCTGTTCAAAAGCATGTTTTCGTACGACGGCCTGGTCAACCATGCGCTGGCATGGCTCGGCTTCATCGACCAGCCCATCCCCTGGCTCAACGATCCGTTCTGGTCCAAGGTCGTGATCATCAGCGCCATCACCTGGCGCTGGACCGGCTACAACATGATCTTCTACCTCGCGGCCATGCAGAACATCGACAAGTCGATCTACGAAGCCGCGCGTATTGATGGCATCTCGGCCTACCGCCGCTTTGTCTCCATCACCATTCCCATGCTCAAGCCAGTGATTCTGTTCACCACGGTGACCTCCACCATCGGCACGCTGCAGTTGTTTGACGAGCCCATGAACATCACCGCGGTCAGTGGCGTGGTGTCCGACAGCACGCTCACGCTGTCGCTCTACATCTACAACCTGTCATTCAAGTTTGTGCCCAACTTTGGCTACGCCGCCACGGTGTCTTACGTCATCGTGCTGCTGGTGGCCCTGCTGGCGTCCATCCAGTTCTATGCCGCCCGAGAGCGAAAGTGA
- a CDS encoding alpha-galactosidase, with product MPTHAPEASAAFTVLHGTHSSVVLEVRPHEAPLWRYWGPRLPDHCVPLAPLRDGRAIPPSSMELDQPLTVAPTFGVGWYGQSALLAHRGGQQFAQQFNSCSINTLEPGQRIAIHLTDSVAQLRLVLHLALDVNDVLQLRSELFNDGADVLDVHWLAAGTVPLPGDAQGVRSFAGQWANEFQLQVDALSRSLWQRENRRGRTSHDSFPGAVVTTPGATPHTGTVYGAHLAWSGNHRQAIEWLHDGQYQWQMGEWLAPGEVRLVAGESLQTPTLFASCSTQGLNGLAANFHATVRSRLPWPGGRMRPRPVHLNTWEAVYFDHRTEDIRALAAAAASVGVERFVLDDGWFQGRHSDQAALGDWWPDPAKYPHGLQPLASYVNELGMEFGLWVEPEMVNPDSQLFRTHPDWALQLEGRPLLTMRNQLVLDVARPEVADYLFTQLDTLLQNVPIAYLKWDMNRDLTTAGNALGRPAYRSFVHALYALLDRVRAAHPQLEIESCASGGARLDLGVLAHTHRVWTSDCNDALSRVAIQRGALQFLPPEILGAHIGPAPAHTTGRSQSLNFRAGVALSGHLGIEADVRRLSDEERMALGRWVGLYKQLRNRLHTGQVWLGEAGDGVLWQAHGDAHASEVLLLVYRTTPTSHRNTPPLRLPMLRPAAHYTIERLDPTPPDGSSSPLNDAALAAGAQQALPPTAHGAWLAAVGLPLPRMNAESALIYRLRLVPP from the coding sequence ATGCCCACCCACGCGCCCGAGGCCTCTGCCGCATTCACCGTTTTGCACGGCACCCACAGCAGTGTGGTGCTGGAGGTGCGCCCGCATGAGGCGCCGCTGTGGCGCTACTGGGGCCCGCGCCTGCCGGACCACTGCGTGCCGCTGGCGCCGCTGCGGGACGGCCGGGCCATCCCGCCCAGCAGCATGGAGTTGGACCAGCCGCTGACCGTGGCCCCCACCTTTGGCGTGGGCTGGTATGGCCAGAGCGCGCTGCTGGCGCACCGCGGCGGGCAGCAGTTTGCGCAACAGTTCAACAGTTGCAGCATCAACACCCTGGAGCCCGGCCAGCGCATCGCCATCCACCTGACGGACAGCGTGGCCCAGCTGCGCCTGGTGTTGCACCTGGCGCTGGACGTTAACGACGTGCTGCAGCTGCGCAGCGAGTTGTTCAATGACGGTGCCGACGTGCTGGACGTGCACTGGCTGGCCGCGGGCACCGTGCCGCTGCCGGGCGATGCGCAGGGCGTGCGCTCGTTCGCGGGCCAATGGGCCAATGAGTTTCAACTGCAGGTGGACGCGCTGTCTCGCAGTCTGTGGCAGCGCGAGAACCGGCGCGGCCGCACCTCGCACGACAGTTTTCCGGGTGCGGTGGTCACCACGCCCGGCGCCACCCCGCACACGGGCACCGTGTATGGCGCGCACCTGGCCTGGTCGGGCAACCACCGCCAGGCCATTGAATGGCTGCACGATGGGCAGTACCAATGGCAAATGGGCGAATGGCTGGCGCCGGGCGAAGTGCGCCTGGTTGCGGGTGAATCGCTGCAGACGCCCACGCTGTTCGCCAGCTGCTCCACGCAGGGCCTGAACGGCCTGGCCGCCAACTTCCACGCCACGGTGCGCAGTCGCCTGCCCTGGCCCGGCGGGCGCATGCGCCCGCGCCCTGTGCACCTGAACACCTGGGAGGCGGTCTACTTTGACCACCGTACCGAGGACATCCGCGCGCTGGCCGCCGCCGCCGCCAGCGTGGGCGTAGAGCGCTTTGTGCTGGACGACGGCTGGTTCCAGGGCCGGCACAGCGACCAGGCCGCGCTGGGCGACTGGTGGCCCGACCCGGCCAAGTACCCGCACGGCCTGCAGCCGCTGGCCAGCTATGTGAATGAACTGGGCATGGAGTTTGGCCTGTGGGTGGAGCCCGAGATGGTGAACCCCGACAGCCAGCTGTTCCGCACCCACCCCGACTGGGCGCTGCAGCTCGAAGGCCGCCCGCTGCTCACCATGCGCAACCAGCTGGTGCTGGACGTGGCCCGCCCCGAGGTGGCGGACTACCTGTTCACCCAGCTGGACACCCTGCTGCAGAACGTGCCCATTGCCTACCTGAAGTGGGACATGAACCGCGACCTGACCACCGCAGGCAACGCGCTGGGGCGCCCCGCGTACCGCAGCTTTGTGCACGCGCTGTACGCCCTGCTGGACCGGGTGCGCGCCGCCCACCCGCAGCTGGAGATTGAAAGCTGCGCTTCTGGCGGCGCCCGGCTGGACCTGGGCGTGCTGGCCCACACCCACCGCGTGTGGACCAGCGACTGCAACGATGCACTGTCGCGCGTGGCCATCCAGCGCGGTGCGCTGCAGTTTTTACCACCCGAAATTCTGGGCGCCCACATTGGCCCCGCGCCCGCGCACACCACGGGCCGCAGCCAGAGCCTGAACTTCCGCGCCGGCGTGGCACTCAGCGGCCACCTGGGCATAGAGGCCGATGTGCGCCGCCTGAGCGACGAGGAGCGCATGGCGCTGGGCCGCTGGGTGGGGCTGTACAAGCAGCTGCGCAACCGCCTGCACACCGGACAGGTGTGGCTGGGCGAGGCCGGCGACGGCGTGCTGTGGCAAGCGCATGGTGACGCCCATGCCAGCGAGGTACTGCTGCTGGTTTACCGCACCACGCCCACCAGCCACCGCAACACGCCACCGCTGCGCCTGCCCATGCTGCGCCCGGCCGCGCACTACACCATCGAACGGCTGGACCCCACGCCGCCCGACGGGAGCAGCAGCCCGCTGAACGACGCAGCCCTGGCCGCCGGGGCCCAGCAGGCCCTGCCGCCCACCGCGCACGGCGCCTGGCTGGCGGCCGTGGGCCTGCCGCTGCCGCGCATGAACGCGGAGAGTGCGTTGATCTACCGGTTGCGGCTTGTTCCACCATAA
- a CDS encoding carbohydrate ABC transporter permease — protein sequence MTNWTEKFRMAGVYLFLGVMAFLSLFPFAWMVIGATNTSVDVTKGKFSLGTALLDNVAKLNETFDMAQIFWNSGKIALLGGFATLMISSMAGYGFEVFSSKARERVYNGLLLTLMIPFAALMIPLFILMAQFDLLDTHMGVILPALASAYIVFYFRQSTKAFPSELREAARLDGLKEWQIFLFVYMPVMRSTYAAAFVIIFMTAWNNFLWPLIVLQSTELKTITLVLSSLGSAYFPDFGVIMVAAVLATLPTLGVFFAMQRQFVQGMLGSVK from the coding sequence ATGACCAACTGGACTGAAAAATTTCGCATGGCCGGCGTCTACCTCTTTCTGGGGGTGATGGCCTTTCTCTCACTCTTCCCCTTTGCATGGATGGTGATTGGTGCCACCAACACGTCGGTGGACGTGACCAAGGGCAAGTTTTCGCTGGGCACAGCCCTGTTGGACAACGTGGCCAAGCTCAACGAGACCTTCGACATGGCTCAGATCTTCTGGAACTCCGGAAAGATCGCCCTCCTGGGCGGCTTCGCCACGCTGATGATCTCGTCCATGGCCGGCTATGGCTTTGAAGTGTTCAGCTCCAAAGCCCGCGAACGCGTCTACAACGGCCTGCTGCTCACGCTGATGATTCCGTTTGCCGCACTGATGATTCCGCTGTTCATCCTGATGGCGCAGTTCGACCTGCTGGACACGCACATGGGCGTCATCCTGCCCGCGCTGGCCTCGGCCTACATCGTTTTCTACTTCCGCCAGAGCACCAAGGCCTTCCCGTCCGAGCTGCGCGAAGCCGCGCGGCTGGATGGCCTCAAGGAGTGGCAGATCTTTCTGTTCGTCTACATGCCGGTGATGCGCTCCACCTACGCGGCGGCTTTCGTCATCATTTTCATGACGGCGTGGAACAACTTCCTCTGGCCTCTCATCGTGCTGCAGTCGACAGAGCTCAAGACCATCACCCTGGTGTTGTCCTCGCTGGGCTCAGCCTACTTCCCGGACTTCGGCGTGATCATGGTCGCCGCCGTGCTCGCCACCTTGCCCACCCTCGGGGTGTTTTTTGCAATGCAACGGCAGTTCGTACAGGGCATGCTGGGCTCCGTCAAATAA
- a CDS encoding ABC transporter substrate-binding protein, producing MNFAKRSTLSAMIGLALSTFGLMASHAAHAGEVTIWAWDPNFNIAIMQEAAKRYTAKHPGVTFKIVDMAKADLEQKLQTTLASGVTKNLPDIVLVEDYNAPKYLRSFPGAFESLSGKVDYKGFANYKVNLMTMGGKAYGLPFDTGTTGMYYRTDLIKQAGFSDKDMQNITWDRFIEIGKQVEAKTGKKMFAMDPQDGGLIRVMMQGAGRWYFDKDGKLDIKSNPALRAALETQAKFLKTGIYKPTSGWGEWVGALNKGDVASITTGVWITGSVKAEASQSGKWAVAPTPRLDLPGAVNASNLGGSSWYVLSSGKEKAAAADFLNEIYAKDVDFYQTILQSRGAVGSLLASRSGKAYSEGDAFFGGDKVWQKFSDWMGKVPSVNYGMYTYEGDAAVAAQLQGLAQGMPVDKVLENIHNQLASQVK from the coding sequence ATGAATTTCGCGAAACGCAGCACCCTCAGCGCCATGATCGGCCTGGCCCTCAGCACCTTCGGCCTGATGGCCAGCCACGCCGCCCACGCGGGTGAAGTCACCATCTGGGCCTGGGACCCCAACTTCAACATCGCCATCATGCAAGAGGCCGCGAAGCGCTACACCGCCAAGCACCCCGGCGTGACCTTCAAGATCGTCGACATGGCCAAGGCCGATCTGGAGCAGAAGCTGCAGACCACCCTGGCCTCCGGCGTGACCAAAAACCTGCCCGACATCGTGCTGGTGGAAGACTACAACGCACCCAAGTACCTGCGCTCATTCCCCGGCGCGTTCGAATCCTTGTCCGGCAAGGTGGACTACAAGGGTTTTGCCAACTACAAGGTCAACCTCATGACCATGGGCGGCAAGGCCTACGGCCTGCCTTTTGACACCGGCACCACCGGCATGTACTACCGCACCGATCTGATCAAGCAGGCCGGCTTCAGCGACAAGGACATGCAGAACATCACCTGGGACCGCTTCATCGAAATCGGCAAGCAGGTTGAAGCCAAGACCGGCAAGAAGATGTTTGCCATGGACCCGCAGGACGGTGGCCTCATCCGCGTGATGATGCAGGGTGCCGGCCGTTGGTACTTTGACAAAGACGGCAAACTCGACATCAAGAGCAACCCCGCGCTCAGGGCCGCCCTGGAAACACAGGCCAAGTTCCTCAAGACCGGCATCTACAAGCCCACCTCCGGTTGGGGCGAGTGGGTGGGCGCTTTGAACAAGGGTGATGTGGCATCCATCACCACCGGCGTGTGGATCACCGGCTCGGTCAAGGCCGAAGCCAGCCAATCCGGCAAATGGGCCGTGGCACCCACGCCCCGTTTGGACCTGCCGGGCGCAGTGAACGCCTCCAATCTGGGCGGCTCCAGCTGGTATGTGCTGTCCAGCGGCAAGGAGAAGGCCGCGGCGGCCGACTTCCTGAATGAGATCTACGCCAAGGATGTGGACTTCTACCAGACCATCCTGCAGTCCCGCGGCGCCGTGGGTTCGCTGCTGGCCTCGCGCAGTGGCAAGGCCTACTCTGAAGGCGATGCTTTCTTTGGCGGCGACAAGGTGTGGCAGAAGTTCAGCGACTGGATGGGCAAGGTGCCTTCCGTGAACTACGGCATGTACACCTACGAGGGTGACGCCGCCGTGGCCGCCCAGCTGCAGGGCCTGGCCCAGGGCATGCCGGTGGACAAGGTGCTGGAGAACATCCACAACCAGCTCGCTTCGCAAGTCAAATAA
- a CDS encoding glycoside hydrolase family 2 protein, with protein sequence MRTVTKLVSGWTFHTSFSSEHTTKALPGVAVRLPHNAVDLELTYLDEHSYQKEFAYQYTLAWEPALAGREVSLRFDGAMANSMVWVNGQQVAAHKDGYTPFSARLTGLLKEGDNLITVKIDGSENPEIPPFGGQIDYLTYAGIYRDVWLQVNDAVSIANLKVETSQELTDAKGVRVKGFLANPTNATVSGTALVELCNVDGTVLHQQTVSLSATGFEASFAQLAGLKLWELDAPQLYLVRATLDNRDQLSTRFGFRTARFTTEGFFLNGKHIKIRGLNRHQSYPYVGYAMGQRAQEKDANVMKHTLKCNLVRTSHYPQSTYFLDRCDEIGLLVFEEIPGWQHIGGQAWQDESVENVRRMVERDWNHPSIIIWGVRINESQDNHDFYTRTNAMARSLDTTRQTGGVRYIENSELLEDVYTVNDFCHVATPEWMKGIAPTPLRQPRQVTGLDHEVPYLITEFNGHMYPTKRIDPEDRQAEHVTRHLDVLNKAYENPVISGAIGWCMYDYNTHKDFGAGDRICHHGVMDIFREPKFAAWGYTSQCSPAEQVVLQPVTYWARGEKDRCEVLPLIVLTNCDHVELKVGDFAAKRAEPDRERYPHLPHAPVIFDSRHVNMSDLGAWGMLWRDATVTGYIDGKAVATVKLSGNPLPTTLQVQVDDTVLRADEKDATRVIVRALDQAGRLLPFLDEVAHVQVAGAARLLGPDTLTLKGGVTGFWVETTGAVGDITVRVSTRRMGEQVLTLRAE encoded by the coding sequence ATGCGAACCGTTACCAAGCTCGTCTCGGGCTGGACCTTTCACACTTCTTTTTCGTCTGAACACACCACCAAGGCCCTGCCCGGCGTCGCCGTGCGCCTGCCACACAACGCAGTGGACCTGGAACTGACCTACCTGGACGAGCACAGTTACCAGAAGGAATTTGCCTACCAGTACACCCTGGCCTGGGAGCCCGCCTTGGCGGGCCGCGAAGTCAGCCTGCGCTTTGACGGCGCCATGGCCAACAGCATGGTCTGGGTCAACGGCCAGCAAGTCGCCGCGCACAAGGATGGCTACACCCCCTTCAGCGCACGCCTCACCGGCCTGCTCAAGGAAGGCGACAACCTCATCACCGTCAAGATCGACGGGAGCGAGAACCCCGAGATCCCACCCTTCGGCGGCCAGATCGACTACCTGACCTATGCCGGCATCTACCGCGATGTGTGGCTGCAGGTGAACGACGCCGTATCGATTGCCAACCTCAAGGTGGAAACCTCGCAGGAATTGACGGACGCCAAGGGTGTGCGGGTCAAAGGCTTTCTCGCCAACCCCACGAACGCCACAGTCAGTGGCACGGCTTTGGTCGAACTGTGCAACGTGGACGGCACCGTACTGCACCAGCAAACCGTCAGCCTGAGCGCCACTGGCTTTGAAGCCAGCTTTGCACAGCTTGCAGGGCTCAAGCTCTGGGAACTGGACGCCCCGCAGCTGTACCTGGTGCGTGCCACCCTGGACAACCGGGACCAGCTCAGTACGCGCTTCGGTTTCCGCACCGCCCGCTTCACCACCGAAGGCTTTTTCCTCAACGGCAAGCACATCAAAATCCGCGGCCTGAACCGCCACCAGAGCTACCCCTATGTGGGCTACGCCATGGGCCAGCGCGCGCAGGAAAAAGACGCTAACGTGATGAAGCACACGCTCAAGTGCAACCTGGTGCGCACCTCGCATTACCCGCAGTCCACCTACTTCCTGGACCGCTGCGACGAGATCGGCCTGCTGGTGTTTGAAGAAATCCCGGGCTGGCAGCACATCGGCGGCCAGGCCTGGCAGGACGAGTCGGTAGAAAACGTGCGCCGCATGGTGGAGCGCGACTGGAACCACCCCTCCATCATCATCTGGGGCGTGCGCATCAACGAGTCGCAAGACAATCACGACTTCTACACCCGCACCAACGCCATGGCCCGCAGCCTGGACACGACCCGCCAGACCGGTGGCGTGCGCTACATCGAGAACAGCGAGCTGCTGGAAGACGTATACACCGTCAACGACTTCTGCCACGTGGCTACACCCGAGTGGATGAAAGGTATTGCCCCCACGCCGCTGCGCCAGCCACGCCAGGTGACGGGGCTGGACCATGAGGTGCCCTACCTCATCACCGAGTTCAACGGCCACATGTACCCCACCAAGCGCATCGACCCCGAAGACCGCCAGGCCGAACATGTCACCCGCCATCTGGATGTGCTGAACAAGGCCTACGAGAACCCCGTCATCAGCGGCGCCATTGGCTGGTGCATGTACGACTACAACACCCACAAGGACTTCGGCGCGGGTGACCGCATCTGCCACCACGGCGTAATGGACATCTTCCGCGAGCCCAAGTTCGCCGCCTGGGGCTACACCAGCCAGTGCAGCCCGGCCGAGCAGGTGGTGCTGCAGCCCGTGACCTACTGGGCGCGTGGTGAGAAAGACCGTTGCGAGGTGCTGCCCCTCATCGTGCTGACCAACTGCGACCATGTGGAACTGAAGGTGGGCGACTTTGCCGCCAAGCGCGCCGAGCCCGACCGCGAACGCTACCCCCACCTGCCGCATGCGCCCGTCATCTTCGACAGCCGCCACGTCAACATGAGTGACCTGGGCGCCTGGGGCATGCTGTGGCGCGACGCCACCGTCACCGGCTACATCGATGGCAAGGCCGTGGCTACCGTGAAGCTCTCGGGCAACCCGCTGCCCACCACGCTGCAGGTGCAGGTGGACGACACGGTGCTGCGCGCCGACGAGAAAGACGCCACCCGCGTCATCGTGCGTGCGCTGGACCAGGCCGGGCGCTTGTTGCCTTTCCTGGACGAGGTGGCGCATGTACAGGTGGCCGGTGCGGCCAGGCTGTTGGGGCCCGACACGCTCACGCTCAAGGGCGGAGTGACCGGCTTTTGGGTCGAGACCACCGGCGCGGTGGGCGACATCACCGTGCGCGTGTCCACACGCCGCATGGGCGAGCAAGTCCTGACACTACGCGCAGAATAA
- a CDS encoding DUF6920 family protein yields MGLLKIALATVLVVVLAFAALIAWGAWKWRGLTQSLVDRLEAGRVAPSPARFDARELEGLPPVVQRYFRATMPDGELSLTLTLTFDAQGLMESVRADARGRTEGGKIVMRPWEGRWSNHQLREGMRVPLSGEVAWLLPPEEGGRKPYWRGTIRSLSYEWAPY; encoded by the coding sequence ATGGGACTCCTGAAGATCGCACTGGCCACGGTTTTGGTCGTGGTCCTGGCATTCGCCGCGCTCATCGCATGGGGCGCGTGGAAATGGCGTGGCCTGACCCAGTCTCTGGTGGACCGGCTGGAGGCCGGCCGTGTGGCACCGAGCCCTGCGCGCTTCGATGCGCGAGAGCTCGAGGGTTTGCCACCGGTGGTGCAGCGCTACTTCCGGGCCACGATGCCCGACGGCGAGCTGTCGCTTACGCTGACGCTCACCTTCGACGCACAAGGGCTGATGGAGTCGGTGCGTGCCGATGCGCGCGGGCGCACAGAGGGCGGCAAGATCGTCATGCGGCCATGGGAAGGCCGCTGGTCGAACCACCAGCTGCGCGAAGGCATGCGAGTCCCCCTGTCGGGTGAAGTGGCCTGGCTGCTGCCGCCCGAAGAGGGTGGGCGCAAGCCTTACTGGCGTGGAACGATCCGCTCACTGAGCTACGAATGGGCGCCCTATTGA
- a CDS encoding ABC transporter ATP-binding protein: MADVKLTQVRKSFGEIDIIRGVDLDIKHGEFVVFVGPSGCGKSTLLRAISGLEDITSGELRIGEQVMNHVDPSKRGIAMVFQSYALYPHMTVRENMGFALKHAGVAKAEVATKVDAAANILGLGPLMDRKPKALSGGQRQRVAIGRAIVRDPQVFLFDEPLSNLDAELRVHMRIEIARLHRELGSTIIYVTHDQVEAMTLADKIVVLRADVVEQVGAPLELYDNPANTFVAGFIGSPRMNFFDGTVTGHNRFNGVNQCQVALAGFDNTVVTLPLDGNLPAVGTEVSVGVRPEHFQEGGSTTLPVSIDMLEHLGGETFVYARSASGVMVVMESKHGRSLRSGQTMDAHFDAAKALLFDKSGQRIYCN; this comes from the coding sequence ATGGCAGACGTCAAACTCACCCAGGTCCGCAAATCGTTCGGAGAGATCGACATCATCCGCGGCGTGGACCTGGACATCAAACACGGCGAATTTGTGGTGTTTGTCGGTCCCTCGGGCTGCGGCAAGTCCACGCTGTTGCGCGCCATCTCGGGCCTGGAAGACATCACCAGCGGCGAGCTGCGCATTGGTGAACAGGTGATGAACCATGTGGACCCGTCCAAACGCGGCATTGCCATGGTCTTCCAGAGCTACGCGCTGTACCCGCACATGACCGTGCGCGAAAACATGGGCTTTGCGCTCAAACACGCCGGTGTGGCCAAGGCGGAGGTCGCCACCAAGGTGGACGCCGCCGCCAACATCCTGGGCCTGGGCCCGCTGATGGACCGAAAACCCAAGGCCCTGTCGGGTGGGCAGCGCCAGCGTGTGGCCATTGGCCGCGCCATCGTGCGCGACCCACAGGTGTTTCTGTTTGACGAACCCCTCTCCAATCTGGACGCCGAGCTGCGCGTGCACATGCGCATCGAGATTGCGCGCCTGCACCGCGAACTGGGCAGCACCATCATCTACGTGACGCATGACCAGGTGGAGGCCATGACGCTGGCCGACAAAATCGTGGTGTTGCGCGCCGATGTGGTGGAGCAGGTGGGCGCGCCGCTGGAGCTGTATGACAACCCGGCCAACACCTTTGTGGCGGGCTTCATCGGCTCGCCCCGCATGAACTTCTTCGACGGCACAGTGACGGGTCACAACCGATTCAACGGCGTGAACCAGTGCCAAGTGGCCCTGGCCGGCTTTGACAACACCGTGGTGACCCTGCCGCTGGACGGCAACCTGCCCGCTGTGGGCACCGAGGTGTCGGTGGGCGTGCGGCCCGAACATTTCCAAGAAGGCGGCAGCACCACGCTGCCCGTCAGCATCGACATGCTGGAGCATTTGGGCGGCGAGACCTTTGTGTACGCACGCTCGGCCAGTGGTGTGATGGTGGTCATGGAAAGCAAACACGGTCGCAGTCTGCGCTCGGGCCAGACAATGGACGCCCACTTTGACGCGGCCAAGGCCCTGCTGTTTGACAAGAGCGGCCAGCGCATCTACTGCAACTGA